In Spirochaetota bacterium, a genomic segment contains:
- a CDS encoding PqqD family protein codes for MDLNFTPFIVEGLCVRELGDSIIIITEKGDLLHNLDEIGGLIWKFIDGSRSALAILEKICEEYDVERSRAEGDLIEFLTTLKDKNLVRF; via the coding sequence ATGGATTTAAACTTTACCCCGTTTATCGTTGAGGGATTATGCGTCAGGGAACTCGGTGATTCCATCATCATCATAACCGAGAAGGGGGATCTACTGCACAACCTCGATGAAATCGGCGGATTAATATGGAAATTCATCGACGGTTCCAGATCCGCATTGGCGATCCTTGAGAAAATATGCGAGGAATATGACGTTGAAAGATCACGGGCTGAAGGAGATCTTATTGAATTTCTCACCACTTTAAAAGATAAAAATCTGGTCCGTTTCTGA
- a CDS encoding radical SAM protein gives MNLYTNVYNKYLARNKIFSAMLEVTHRCPCDCIHCLLAEEHGDELTIDEISNLFKQLREEGTINISISGGEPFLRNDLPTILGEARNNGFIVSILTTGITLGHAEVQLIKKLQISRIETSLLGANPETHDSLMRHPGAFNSMMKAVKLLRSEGINIIIKGTILKQNYSELDGMADLCRSLGLPFLANVVISPRTDGDTGIQASMLSDNEFIRLDPVHINGGLIPDENTEGGAILSCKAGITSACIAQQGDVYPCVIMRKKIGTIRKNTIKEIWHDNPDPFIIKLRTSKPEDASGCYSCELKNNCKRCPGIAFLETGSVHGSPMSSCRLAGKIKR, from the coding sequence GTGAACCTGTACACGAATGTTTACAATAAGTACCTGGCACGGAATAAAATATTCAGCGCCATGCTTGAAGTCACCCACCGTTGCCCCTGCGACTGCATCCACTGCCTCCTTGCAGAAGAACATGGAGATGAGCTTACCATTGATGAGATTTCCAATCTCTTCAAACAACTGCGTGAAGAAGGGACCATTAATATCAGCATATCCGGCGGAGAACCTTTTCTGCGCAATGATTTGCCGACAATTCTTGGAGAAGCAAGAAATAACGGCTTTATTGTTTCAATACTTACAACTGGAATCACATTGGGTCATGCCGAGGTTCAACTGATAAAAAAATTACAGATTTCAAGAATTGAAACATCTCTTTTAGGCGCAAATCCGGAAACCCATGATTCATTGATGCGCCACCCGGGGGCATTCAACAGTATGATGAAAGCCGTGAAACTGTTGCGTTCCGAAGGTATTAATATTATAATCAAAGGTACGATACTGAAGCAGAACTATTCGGAGTTAGATGGCATGGCCGACCTTTGCAGATCCCTGGGGTTGCCTTTCCTGGCTAATGTTGTTATATCTCCCCGGACAGATGGAGATACTGGTATACAGGCCAGCATGTTGTCTGACAATGAATTTATCCGATTGGATCCCGTTCATATCAACGGCGGATTGATACCCGACGAAAACACCGAGGGTGGAGCCATTTTGAGCTGTAAGGCCGGCATTACATCAGCCTGCATAGCACAACAGGGTGATGTTTACCCCTGTGTCATAATGAGGAAAAAAATAGGCACAATCAGGAAAAACACCATCAAAGAAATATGGCATGACAATCCCGATCCCTTTATTATCAAGCTCAGGACATCAAAGCCCGAAGACGCTTCCGGTTGTTACTCATGTGAATTGAAGAATAATTGCAAACGATGCCCCGGAATCGCATTTCTTGAGACAGGATCAGTTCATGGATCACCGATGAGTTCTTGCCGCCTTGCTGGAAAAATCAAGAGATGA